A window of Candidatus Pantoea floridensis contains these coding sequences:
- the tatE gene encoding twin-arginine translocase subunit TatE produces MEGISIAKLLIIGALIVLLFGTNKLRSLGGDLGSAIKGFKKAMKDDESGASKNSAEEVPADRVSHKE; encoded by the coding sequence ATGGAAGGTATCAGTATTGCCAAACTGCTGATCATCGGTGCGCTCATCGTACTGCTTTTTGGCACCAACAAGTTACGTTCACTGGGTGGCGATCTGGGTTCCGCAATCAAAGGCTTTAAAAAAGCCATGAAAGATGATGAATCCGGCGCATCCAAAAATAGCGCTGAAGAAGTGCCCGCCGATCGGGTAAGCCACAAAGAGTAA
- a CDS encoding amino acid ABC transporter ATP-binding protein yields MNQVQPLVRARNVQKSYGDNEVLKGIDLDVFPGEVVVILGPSGSGKSTFLRCINHLEDMNAGSIMVGEDQIGYELKRGILHRLSARKIAHQRQKIGMVFQQFNLYPHMTVLQNIIEAPIGVHKFPRQDALKHARELLATVGLSDKADAWPRHLSGGQQQRVAIARALAIKPALMLFDEPTSALDPELVGEVLATMRTLADQGLTMIVVTHEIGFAREAADRVVFMDGGVVVEQGAPEQVIGNPQHPRTQAFLSRFI; encoded by the coding sequence ATGAATCAGGTTCAGCCGCTGGTGCGAGCACGTAATGTGCAGAAGAGTTATGGCGATAATGAAGTGCTGAAAGGCATTGATCTCGATGTGTTTCCTGGCGAAGTGGTGGTGATTCTGGGGCCGTCAGGTTCGGGTAAATCGACTTTCCTGCGCTGCATTAACCATCTGGAGGACATGAATGCCGGTTCGATCATGGTTGGTGAGGATCAGATCGGTTACGAACTTAAACGTGGCATCTTGCACCGTTTATCGGCGCGTAAAATTGCGCATCAGCGTCAGAAAATTGGCATGGTATTTCAGCAGTTCAATCTCTATCCGCATATGACGGTGCTGCAAAATATCATTGAGGCGCCGATTGGCGTGCACAAGTTTCCACGGCAAGACGCGCTAAAGCATGCACGCGAACTGCTCGCTACGGTGGGATTGAGTGATAAAGCGGATGCCTGGCCGCGTCATCTTTCAGGCGGGCAGCAGCAGCGCGTGGCCATTGCTCGTGCGCTGGCGATAAAACCGGCGCTGATGCTATTTGATGAGCCCACCTCGGCGCTCGATCCTGAGTTGGTTGGCGAAGTGCTAGCCACCATGCGGACCTTAGCCGATCAAGGCTTAACCATGATTGTGGTCACGCATGAAATTGGTTTTGCGCGTGAAGCAGCCGATCGCGTGGTATTTATGGATGGCGGCGTGGTGGTGGAGCAGGGCGCGCCAGAACAGGTGATTGGCAATCCACAGCATCCGCGGACGCAGGCCTTTCTCAGCCGCTTTATCTAG
- a CDS encoding amino acid ABC transporter permease, translated as MSLITNNSRARDKADVQQRDVAFARSAPTYGRWISWIVVLVIAADFLWLVATNPNFEWKVVLQWFTEGSVMKGLQVTLGLTVVSMILGTLLGLLLGVWRLSENRLLSGIASLYIWFFRGTPLLVQLIFWYNLSTLFPTLSISVPWTDITFASWNTNDLITPLTAAIAGLALNEAAYMAEIIRAGLLSVDNGQVETTQAFGMSRSRALRRVIIPQAMRSIIPPTGNQLISMIKATSLVSVIAMGDLLYSVQAVYNRTFEIIPMLMVAVIWYLFITSILNVGQSAIERYYARGTTRRVMNKRRNVANDPTPAVAQRLKEDV; from the coding sequence ATGAGTCTCATCACCAACAATTCGCGAGCCAGGGATAAGGCCGACGTGCAGCAGCGCGATGTGGCTTTCGCCCGCAGTGCACCCACGTATGGGCGCTGGATCTCATGGATTGTGGTGCTGGTTATCGCCGCTGATTTCCTCTGGCTGGTGGCGACTAACCCCAATTTCGAATGGAAAGTGGTGCTGCAGTGGTTTACCGAAGGTTCGGTAATGAAGGGGCTACAGGTCACGCTTGGCTTGACGGTGGTGTCGATGATTCTCGGCACGCTACTGGGATTGTTACTCGGTGTCTGGCGACTATCGGAAAACAGATTGCTGAGTGGCATAGCGTCGCTCTATATCTGGTTTTTCCGCGGTACGCCGCTGCTGGTGCAACTGATTTTCTGGTACAACCTGTCGACGCTATTTCCTACACTTTCAATCAGTGTTCCCTGGACGGATATCACCTTTGCCAGCTGGAACACCAACGATCTGATTACGCCACTCACCGCCGCGATTGCCGGGCTGGCGCTTAATGAAGCGGCGTACATGGCCGAAATCATTCGCGCGGGCTTGCTATCTGTGGATAACGGTCAGGTGGAAACCACGCAGGCGTTTGGCATGAGCCGCAGCCGTGCGTTACGCCGTGTCATTATCCCGCAGGCGATGCGTTCGATTATTCCACCGACGGGCAATCAGCTGATCAGCATGATCAAAGCCACGTCGCTGGTGAGCGTGATCGCCATGGGCGATCTGTTGTATTCGGTGCAGGCTGTCTATAACCGCACCTTTGAAATTATCCCGATGCTGATGGTGGCGGTGATTTGGTATCTGTTTATCACCTCTATTCTCAACGTGGGCCAATCCGCGATTGAACGTTACTACGCACGCGGCACTACGCGCAGAGTGATGAATAAACGCCGCAACGTGGCAAACGATCCAACACCGGCCGTCGCACAGCGGTTGAAGGAGGATGTATGA
- a CDS encoding ABC transporter substrate-binding protein — protein MKTFATAIALSLGLTACFAQAAEAIPAQKMDQALHDRLPAEIKRSGKMISVNNGSFPPYEIVNGPHTMDGASADLTEALAQLLGVKIEHATVSGLSGVLTGINSGRYQMAIGPIGDYPDRQQKVDFIDFVQEFVVFGVQKGNPSKINGLEDTCGKRIAVMAAGSAEQVIRKQSDACVAAGKPAVVVQSFTDQPSSILAVRSKRSDAFFSSQAPLTYFIEQANGQLELSGKGKKNGFGDIFQGTVVPKGSELGNVVLDAYKELFSNGTYAAIMKKWKLDGNVLQQPGRNLAQGAAK, from the coding sequence ATGAAAACTTTTGCTACCGCCATCGCGCTTTCATTAGGTCTGACGGCCTGTTTCGCTCAGGCCGCGGAGGCTATTCCTGCGCAAAAAATGGATCAGGCACTGCACGATCGCCTGCCAGCGGAAATTAAGCGCAGTGGAAAGATGATCTCAGTAAATAACGGATCTTTTCCTCCGTATGAAATCGTTAATGGGCCGCACACAATGGACGGCGCATCCGCCGATCTGACCGAAGCGCTGGCGCAGCTGTTGGGCGTGAAGATAGAGCATGCAACCGTGAGCGGGCTATCCGGTGTGCTCACCGGCATCAATTCTGGCCGCTATCAAATGGCGATTGGCCCCATTGGTGATTATCCGGATCGTCAGCAGAAGGTCGACTTTATCGATTTTGTGCAGGAGTTTGTGGTGTTTGGCGTACAGAAAGGTAATCCCTCAAAGATCAACGGGCTGGAAGATACCTGCGGCAAGCGCATTGCGGTAATGGCAGCCGGTTCAGCTGAACAGGTGATTCGCAAGCAGTCAGATGCCTGTGTTGCGGCGGGTAAACCGGCAGTGGTCGTGCAATCGTTTACCGATCAGCCTTCGTCGATTTTAGCCGTTCGGTCTAAACGTTCCGATGCGTTCTTCTCATCACAGGCGCCGCTGACTTACTTTATCGAGCAGGCTAACGGTCAACTGGAATTATCGGGCAAAGGCAAGAAAAACGGCTTTGGCGATATTTTCCAGGGCACCGTGGTGCCGAAAGGTTCGGAACTGGGGAACGTGGTACTGGACGCGTACAAAGAGCTGTTTAGCAACGGCACTTACGCGGCGATCATGAAGAAGTGGAAACTAGACGGTAACGTATTACAGCAACCAGGTCGTAACCTGGCGCAAGGGGCGGCAAAATGA
- a CDS encoding deaminated glutathione amidase, which translates to MKVAMGQFAVSREWQENTDICIGLMNKALAGGADLLVLPEGVLARDIADPDLVLKAAQPLDGPFVTQLLAVSKGNMLTTMMSVHVPTEGEKALNVLIAIRNGEIIAKYVKLHLYDAFAMQESQRVNPGREIPPLVEVAGMKVGLMTCYDVRFPELARRLVLDGAEVLVLPAAWVKGPLKEMHWELLTTARALENTCYMVAVGECGPRNIGNSLVIDPLGVAIAKAPESAALVFADLDPQRIAYARSVLPVLENRCFARPELKPL; encoded by the coding sequence ATGAAAGTCGCAATGGGGCAATTTGCCGTCAGCCGTGAATGGCAAGAAAACACCGATATTTGCATCGGATTGATGAATAAGGCGCTGGCGGGTGGCGCGGATCTGCTGGTACTGCCAGAGGGCGTGCTGGCGCGCGATATCGCCGATCCCGATCTGGTACTGAAAGCCGCGCAGCCGCTTGATGGTCCTTTCGTTACGCAGCTGCTGGCTGTCAGCAAAGGCAACATGCTCACCACCATGATGAGCGTGCATGTGCCGACCGAAGGAGAGAAAGCGCTGAACGTGCTGATCGCCATCCGCAACGGTGAAATCATCGCAAAGTACGTCAAGCTGCATCTGTACGATGCTTTTGCCATGCAGGAGTCACAGCGTGTTAACCCCGGACGAGAAATTCCGCCGCTGGTCGAAGTAGCCGGCATGAAAGTGGGCCTGATGACCTGTTATGACGTGCGCTTCCCGGAGCTGGCGCGCCGTTTAGTGCTGGATGGCGCCGAGGTGTTGGTGCTGCCGGCCGCGTGGGTGAAAGGCCCGCTGAAAGAGATGCATTGGGAGTTACTGACCACAGCGCGGGCGCTGGAAAATACCTGTTACATGGTGGCGGTGGGCGAATGTGGTCCACGCAATATCGGTAACAGCCTGGTGATCGATCCCCTCGGCGTAGCGATAGCCAAAGCACCTGAATCGGCCGCACTGGTGTTTGCCGATCTCGATCCACAGCGCATCGCCTATGCGCGCAGTGTGCTGCCGGTGCTGGAAAATCGCTGTTTTGCGCGTCCTGAACTTAAACCACTTTGA
- a CDS encoding nitrate ABC transporter substrate-binding protein, with protein MVTIRLAVRDWDYFTPLALGDIKPEGFSLEIDRVGTLVDNLATSDQYDAGEVSFSRFAQARAKGDSSLLGLPHFLMRGFRQRCIITTRESPLTSPAQLKGKKIGVTGWQDSGNTWTRTVLREAGVEIDDAYWFAGRLTAEHPVVDRLAGFGRPGRIEPAPGERPLIDLLKTGELDAVFTPFMPEGFFLADSGLRQLQLDFAAAERDYFNRVGYVPGIHILAIKPALADAHPWLPQALSEIIDRSYHMWMKKREKYADTTPWLLDDLRRTAQELPADWNQNGFAANKKMIADFANELFQQSLTKTLLTPEAIFPAAARGE; from the coding sequence ATGGTAACCATTAGACTGGCGGTGCGTGACTGGGATTACTTCACCCCGCTGGCACTTGGCGACATCAAGCCAGAAGGGTTTTCGCTGGAAATTGATCGCGTGGGCACATTGGTTGATAACCTGGCAACCAGCGATCAATATGATGCGGGTGAAGTGTCGTTCAGCCGCTTTGCTCAGGCCCGCGCGAAAGGCGACTCCTCATTGCTGGGATTACCGCATTTTCTCATGCGCGGTTTCCGTCAGCGCTGCATCATCACCACGCGTGAGAGCCCGCTTACTTCGCCTGCACAGTTGAAGGGTAAAAAGATTGGCGTGACGGGATGGCAGGATTCCGGCAACACCTGGACGCGCACCGTACTGCGTGAAGCGGGTGTTGAGATCGATGATGCCTACTGGTTTGCCGGGCGTTTGACGGCGGAACATCCTGTTGTCGATCGCCTGGCCGGTTTTGGTCGTCCGGGTCGCATCGAGCCAGCGCCGGGGGAGCGTCCACTGATCGACCTGCTGAAAACGGGCGAGCTGGATGCGGTATTCACGCCGTTTATGCCGGAAGGTTTTTTCCTTGCCGATTCAGGGCTGCGCCAGCTGCAGCTAGATTTCGCCGCTGCTGAGCGTGACTACTTTAATCGTGTTGGTTACGTGCCAGGCATTCATATCCTGGCAATAAAACCTGCATTGGCAGACGCGCATCCCTGGCTGCCCCAGGCACTGAGCGAGATTATCGATCGCTCCTACCATATGTGGATGAAGAAGCGCGAAAAATACGCGGATACCACGCCGTGGCTGCTGGATGATTTGCGACGTACCGCGCAGGAATTACCTGCCGACTGGAATCAAAACGGCTTTGCCGCTAACAAAAAGATGATTGCCGACTTTGCTAATGAGCTATTCCAGCAAAGCCTAACGAAAACATTGCTAACGCCAGAGGCGATCTTTCCGGCGGCGGCACGAGGAGAATAA
- a CDS encoding aminotransferase-like domain-containing protein: MTQIVDLAWLSQHITDASVKGITHATSTLIRDGEIAVGMQMPAVRELAERLGVSPATVSAAWAQLKKQKVLAGKGRSGVWVSGNSVMPRPIRFEKIGNYGENVRASLAMASPDPSLLPDLRQAMLAGLASPQLNSYQREAISPQLQTAITPRWPYPAEAWLATDGGFDAMNLIVQTLLSPGDRVVIEDPTATRLLDILDNIGAEILPLPCDEQGPIATALATLLQKSPAMFIYQPRTHSATGHSVSQRRSAELARVLANSTTIIVEDDGIGDLSRWPVWSLGFHYPERVLHVHSFSKAYGPDLRLAVLSGTSEMVKRLQAWRNFGVSWTSRILQDAVAWMLNDEDTQQRVQHARATYAQRRQQLLAALAKRGLLLEERDGLSVWIPVQSEQYAMITLAARGIAVLPGERCSINSRQFIRVSAALLPFAQLDSIADAIVIASGRELNLSSEL, from the coding sequence ATGACGCAAATTGTGGATTTGGCGTGGCTGAGTCAGCACATCACTGATGCTTCGGTGAAAGGCATTACGCATGCCACATCAACCTTGATTCGCGATGGCGAGATTGCTGTGGGCATGCAAATGCCCGCCGTGCGTGAGCTGGCAGAACGATTGGGGGTGAGTCCGGCCACCGTGTCGGCGGCCTGGGCGCAGCTAAAAAAGCAGAAAGTGCTGGCGGGGAAAGGCCGCAGCGGTGTGTGGGTGAGCGGCAATAGTGTGATGCCGCGCCCTATACGTTTCGAGAAAATTGGCAATTACGGTGAAAATGTTCGGGCATCATTGGCAATGGCTTCGCCCGATCCGTCCCTGCTGCCAGATCTGCGTCAGGCGATGCTGGCAGGCCTTGCCTCCCCTCAGTTGAACAGCTATCAACGTGAGGCGATTTCCCCCCAGTTGCAGACCGCGATTACGCCACGTTGGCCTTATCCCGCTGAAGCCTGGCTGGCAACCGATGGCGGATTTGATGCCATGAATCTGATTGTGCAAACGTTGCTATCACCAGGCGATCGCGTGGTCATTGAAGATCCTACCGCCACACGTCTGCTGGATATTCTCGACAATATCGGTGCGGAAATACTGCCGCTGCCGTGCGATGAACAAGGACCGATAGCCACCGCTCTCGCTACGCTACTGCAAAAATCTCCGGCGATGTTTATCTATCAGCCCCGTACCCATTCAGCCACCGGACACAGCGTCAGCCAGCGGCGTAGCGCCGAGTTAGCCCGCGTGCTGGCGAACAGCACAACTATCATCGTGGAGGACGATGGTATTGGCGATCTATCGAGATGGCCAGTATGGAGCCTTGGCTTCCACTACCCCGAGCGCGTGCTGCACGTACACTCGTTTTCCAAAGCGTATGGCCCGGATTTGCGTCTGGCGGTGCTGTCTGGTACTTCAGAAATGGTGAAACGTTTACAGGCCTGGCGTAACTTTGGCGTTAGCTGGACCAGCCGTATTCTGCAGGATGCCGTGGCGTGGATGCTCAATGATGAAGATACTCAGCAGCGTGTTCAGCATGCGAGGGCCACCTATGCGCAGCGTCGTCAACAGTTGCTGGCCGCGTTGGCGAAACGAGGACTTCTCCTCGAGGAACGCGATGGATTGAGCGTGTGGATCCCCGTGCAATCTGAACAATACGCGATGATCACGCTGGCAGCACGTGGCATTGCCGTGCTGCCAGGCGAACGCTGTAGTATCAATAGCAGGCAATTCATTCGCGTCAGCGCGGCGCTGCTACCTTTCGCACAACTTGACAGTATCGCCGACGCCATCGTGATTGCCAGCGGCCGTGAACTCAATCTTAGCTCAGAGCTTTAA
- a CDS encoding GNAT family N-acetyltransferase, with product MNIRQAEAKDSFALSALLTELGYSATEGFIDKRLEQLCHHPDEILLVAEHGSQVLGFLSLHFIPQLALAGDFARISYFCIAEGERSKGSGQQLLNHAEQLARSHGCDRMEVHCHSSRLKANQFYAREGYVESPRYHIKALS from the coding sequence ATGAACATACGTCAGGCAGAGGCAAAAGACAGTTTTGCGTTGAGTGCGTTGCTAACCGAATTAGGCTACAGCGCGACGGAAGGGTTTATTGATAAGCGTCTGGAGCAGCTTTGTCATCATCCAGACGAAATATTGCTGGTCGCTGAACATGGCAGCCAGGTCTTGGGTTTTCTTTCACTTCATTTTATTCCTCAACTGGCGTTGGCCGGCGATTTTGCCCGCATCAGCTATTTCTGTATTGCCGAAGGCGAACGCAGTAAGGGCAGTGGCCAGCAATTGTTGAATCATGCTGAACAGCTGGCGCGTTCGCACGGCTGTGACCGTATGGAAGTGCATTGCCACTCTTCACGCCTTAAAGCTAATCAGTTCTATGCACGCGAAGGTTATGTGGAGTCTCCGCGCTACCACATTAAAGCTCTGAGCTAA
- the cspE gene encoding transcription antiterminator/RNA stability regulator CspE, with amino-acid sequence MSKIKGNVKWFNESKGFGFITPEDGSKDVFVHFSAINSNGFKTLAEGQRVEFEITDGAKGPSAANVIAL; translated from the coding sequence ATGTCTAAGATCAAAGGTAACGTAAAGTGGTTTAATGAGTCGAAAGGCTTCGGTTTCATTACTCCAGAAGATGGCAGCAAAGATGTGTTCGTACACTTCTCTGCTATCAACAGCAACGGTTTCAAAACTCTGGCTGAAGGTCAACGCGTTGAGTTCGAAATCACTGACGGCGCTAAAGGCCCATCAGCTGCTAACGTTATCGCACTGTAA
- the pagP gene encoding lipid IV(A) palmitoyltransferase PagP: protein MNRQISAALLGCILTSSVSFSASAETTSQAVKSGWSTFSDNVSQTWSQPQNYDFYLPAITWHNRWTYDDRHIKKYNERPWGAGAGVSRWDEKGNWHGIYAMAFKDSFNKWEPITGYGWEATWRPLNNQDFHLGAGYTVGVTARDNWKYIPVPFILPLASIGYGPATFQMTYIPGTHNNGNVYFAWLRVEF, encoded by the coding sequence GTGAATCGGCAAATTTCTGCAGCCCTGTTGGGTTGTATTTTGACCTCATCGGTCTCGTTTTCGGCATCAGCAGAAACCACATCGCAAGCCGTTAAATCTGGCTGGAGTACTTTCAGCGACAATGTTTCCCAAACATGGTCACAACCGCAGAATTACGATTTTTATTTACCTGCAATCACCTGGCATAATCGTTGGACTTACGACGACAGACACATCAAAAAATACAATGAACGTCCCTGGGGCGCGGGTGCTGGTGTATCGCGCTGGGATGAAAAGGGTAATTGGCACGGCATCTATGCCATGGCATTTAAAGACTCTTTTAACAAATGGGAGCCGATAACCGGCTACGGCTGGGAGGCCACCTGGCGACCCTTAAACAATCAAGATTTTCATCTGGGCGCAGGTTATACCGTAGGCGTGACGGCGAGGGATAATTGGAAATATATTCCCGTTCCCTTTATTTTACCTTTGGCATCAATCGGATATGGACCTGCGACGTTCCAGATGACGTATATTCCTGGAACGCACAATAACGGCAACGTTTACTTTGCCTGGTTGAGGGTGGAGTTTTAA